TATCCTGCTTACCGGAGCTGCTCATTTCGGGTCTCTGTGCTTCATATTTCTTGGAAGTACAGGGCATGATTGCTACAGAGTAGATATTATCCTTATTAATATTCTGCTTTTCAGCATAATAAGATTTGATTACTGCACCGAACATTTCCATCGGAGATTTTGCAGAAGAAAGGTTTTCTGTAAATTCAGGATAGTTATGTTCACAATATTTAACCCAACCGGGGCTGCAGGATGTGATAAGCGGAAGCTTTTCCTGCTTGGTGAAGCGTTCAATAAATTCTGTGCCTTCTTCCATAATGGTAAGGTCAGCAGAGGTATCTGTATCAAATACTTTATCAAATCCAAGTCTTCTGAGTGCTGCAACCATTTTACCGGTAACAGGTGTACCCATGGGCAGACCGAATTCTTCACCGAGTGCTGCACGAACAGCCGGAGCGGTCTGTACAACAACATGCTTTTCAGGATTGTCAATTGCTTCCAATACCTTCGGAACATCGTTCTTTTCGTACAATGCACCAACCGGGCAAGCTACGATACACTGACCACAGAAGATACAGTTTGTATCCATAACGGGAGTGTCGAATGCACAACCAACGGTTGTTGCAAAACCACGGTTCTGTAAACCAATTACAGAGATTGCCTGATTTGCACAAGCAGCTACGCAACGACGGCAGAGGATACATTTGTTATTATCACGCACATAAGATGCAGAAGAAGTATCTAAAGCAAATTTCGGATCGTTTTCACCGCTGTAACGAATTTCTTCGATACCGAATTCGTCAGCCAATTCGCGAAGTTCGCAGTTTTTGTTTCTGGGGCAAGTGAGACATTTCTTTTCATGGTTGGAAAGAATAAGCTCTAAGTTTGCCTTTCTTGCTTTACGAACAGCAGGAGAATTTGTGAAAACTTCCATACCTTCGTTTACAGGATATACGCAAGCAGGCTGCAAAGTTCTTGCACCTTTAATTTCTACCATACAAATACGGCAAGCACCAATTTTGTTAATCCCTTCCAGATAGCAAAGAGTCGGGATATGAATGTTTGCCAATCTTGCAGCTTCCAATACAGTGGAATTTGCGGGAACGCTGAATTCCATACCGTTAATTTTAATATTTACGTTTTCCATTCTTTTCCCCTCCTTACTTGCTGATTGCGCCAAACTTACAGGTGGATTCGCAGACACCGCACTTGATACACTTGGTGGTATCGATTACGTGTGCTTCCTTAACCTGACCGGAAATAGCGCCAACAGGACATTTTCTTGCACAAAGGGTACAACCCTTACATTTATCTGCATCAATTGTATAGGAAAGAAGCGACTTACATACGCCTGCACGGCACTTCTTTTCAACAACGTGTTCAACATATTCGTCACGGAAGTATCTCAAGGTAGAAAGTACCGGGTTCGGTGCTGTCTGACCCAAACCGCACATTGCGCTGGTCTTGATGGTGTTACTGAGTTCTTCCAGTTCGTCAATGTCTTCCAAAGTACCTGTACCGTCTGTAATCTTATTTAAGATTTCAAGCAGACGCTTTGTACCGATACGGCAGGGAACGCACTTACCGCAGGATTCATCCACAGTAAATTCAAGGAAGAATTTCGCGATGTCAACCATACAGGTATCTTCGTCCATTACAATCAAACCACCGGAACCCATCATGGAACCGATTTTGATTAAGGAATCGTAATCAATGGGAGTATCAATCAAATCAGCAGGGATACAACCGCCGGAAGGACCACCGGTCTGTGCTGCCTTGAACTTCTTGCCGTTCGGGATACCACCACCGATTTCGTATACAACTTCTCTCAAAGTAGTACCCATCGGAACTTCAA
This DNA window, taken from Clostridia bacterium, encodes the following:
- a CDS encoding iron hydrogenase small subunit, producing MENVNIKINGMEFSVPANSTVLEAARLANIHIPTLCYLEGINKIGACRICMVEIKGARTLQPACVYPVNEGMEVFTNSPAVRKARKANLELILSNHEKKCLTCPRNKNCELRELADEFGIEEIRYSGENDPKFALDTSSASYVRDNNKCILCRRCVAACANQAISVIGLQNRGFATTVGCAFDTPVMDTNCIFCGQCIVACPVGALYEKNDVPKVLEAIDNPEKHVVVQTAPAVRAALGEEFGLPMGTPVTGKMVAALRRLGFDKVFDTDTSADLTIMEEGTEFIERFTKQEKLPLITSCSPGWVKYCEHNYPEFTENLSSAKSPMEMFGAVIKSYYAEKQNINKDNIYSVAIMPCTSKKYEAQRPEMSSSGKQDIDASLTTRELAKMIREAGIDFNALPDEEFDAPFGEATGAGVIFGATGGVMEAAIRTVYEILEGKPLENLEIAPIRGVEGIKEAELTIAGKPVKVAVVHGTKNAKALLEKIKAGEAKYDFIEVMACPGGCVNGGGQPIVSAKDRVGVDIRAERAKALYAEDRGAAIRKSHENPVIQKLYDEYFEKPCSHKAHDLLHTTYTKRNKF